A genomic segment from Nicotiana tabacum cultivar K326 chromosome 9, ASM71507v2, whole genome shotgun sequence encodes:
- the LOC107766851 gene encoding protein VAC14 homolog, with translation MATAEALYVIPSAVLRNLSDKLYEKRKNAALELEGIVKQLAVAGDHDKITAIINLLTQEYTYSPQANNRKGGLIGLAAATVGLTSEAAQHLEQIVPSVLNSFSDQDSRVRYYACEALYNIAKVVRGDFIVFFNQIFDALCKLSSDSDANVQSAAHLLDRLVKDIVTESDQFSIEEFIPLLRERMNVLNPYVRQFLVGWITVLDSVPDIDMLGFLPDFLDGLFNMLSDSSHEIRQQADSALSEFLQEIKNSPSVDYGRMAEILVQRSGSQDEFTRLTAVTWINEFVKLGGDQLVPYYADILGAILPCISDKEEKIRVVARETNEELRGIKADPAEGFDVGAILSIARRQLSSEWEATRIEALHWMSTLLNRHRSEVLVFLNDVLDTLLKALSDPSDEVVLLVLEVHACIAQDTQHFRQLVVFLVHNFQLDYSLLEKRGALIVRRLCVLLDAKRVYLELSTLLEGESDLEFASIMVQALNLVLLASSELSHLRDLLKQSLINSAGKDLFLSLYASWCHSPMAIISLCLLVQAYQHASSVIQSLVEEDINAKFFVQLDKLIHLLETPIFAYLRLQLLEPGRYIWLLKALYGLLMLLPQQSAAFKILRTRLKTVPSYSFKEEQLRRTSSGSPYSQNNHGEGGSNFPEDGNLNENSYDMHNGINFASRLQHFMEIQHQHRLHLKSQTLPYFSSTSSTKEVQIPEESEKPAPASDLNRPPSRSSYRGPV, from the exons ATGGCTACTGCGGAAGCCCTTTATGTGATTCCTTCAGCTGTTCTACGTAACCTTTCTGATAAGCTCTATGAGAAGCGCAAGAATGCTGCTTTGGAG TTGGAAGGGATTGTTAAGCAATTGGCTGTAGCGGGTGATCATGACAAGATTACAGCGATAATCAATTTGTTGACACAAGAATATACCTACTCGCCTCAAGCTAATAATCGGAAA GGAGGGTTGATCGGATTGGCTGCCGCGACAGTTGGTTTGACTTCAGAAGCAGCACAGCACCTTGAG CAAATTGTGCCGTCAGTCTTGAACTCTTTCTCGGATCAAGATAGCAGAGTTCGATATTATGCATGCGAAGCTCTCTATAACATTGCAAAg GTTGTGCGAGGAGATTTCATTGTGTTCTTCAATCAGATTTTTGATGCTTTATGTAAGCTTTCATCCGATTCAGATGCCAATGTGCAGAGTGCTGCTCATCTTTTGGATAGGCTTGTGAAG GACATTGTCACGGAGAGCGATCAATTTAG CATTGAAGAATTTATTCCATTATTGAGAGAGAGAATGAATGTCCTCAACCCTTATGTCCGCCAGTTTCTCGTTGGTTGGATCACGGTTCTAGACAGTGTTCCAGATATTGATATGCTCGGTTTTCTTCCTGATTTTCTTGATG GATTGTTTAATATGTTGAGTGATTCCAGCCACGAAATACGGCAACAAGCTGATTCTGCACTTTCAGAGTTTCTACAAGAGATTAAGAACTCTCCA TCTGTAGATTATGGTCGCATGGCTGAGATACTGGTTCAAAGATCAGGTTCACAGGATGAATTTACGCGGCTGACCGCTGTCACTTGG ATAAATGAGTTTGTGAAACTGGGTGGAGACCAACTTGTCCCTTATTATGCTGACATTCTGGGTGCAATTTTGCCCTGTATATCTGATAAAGAAGAGAAAATAAGAGTC GTTGCACGTGAAACGAATGAAGAACTTCGAGGAATCAAGGCCGACCCAGCTGAGGGATTTGATGTAGGAGCAATTCTCTCCATTGCTAGGAG GCAGTTGTCAAGTGAATGGGAGGCAACACGTATTGAAGCATTACACTGGATGTCAACCCTGCTAAATAGACATCGGTCAGAG GTCTTAGTTTTTCTGAATGATGTTCTCGACACTCTTCTGAAGGCACTCTCAGATCCCTCCGACGAG GTAGTGCTTTTGGTGCTTGAGGTGCATGCATGTATAGCTCAAGATACACAACACTTCCGCCAGCTTGTTGTTTTCCTAGTTCACAACTTTCAGCTTGATTACTCTCTCCTGGAGAA ACGTGGAGCTTTAATAGTTCGTCGGCTATGTGTACTTCTGGATGCTAAAAGAGTTTATCTTGAACTGTCCACATTACTTGAAGGGGAATCAGATTTGGAGTTTGCATCTATCATGGTTCAG GCCTTAAATTTGGTTTTACTTGCTTCATCCGAGTTGTCCCACCTCCGAGATCTTCTTAAACAATCATTAATCAATTCTGCTGGGAAAGActtatttctttctttgtatGCATCATGGTGCCATTCGCCGATGGCAATAATAAGCCTTTGCCTATTAGTTCAG GCATATCAGCATGCAAGTTCTGTTATCCAATCCTTGGTCGAGGAAGACATCAATGCCAAGTTCTTTGTCCAACTAGATAAATTGATCCACCTTCTGGAGACCCCGATCTTTGCTTACCTCAGACTGCAG CTTCTTGAACCTGGAAGATACATATGGTTGTTAAAAGCCTTGTACGGTCTACTGATGCTGCTACCCCAG CAAAGTGCAGCATTTAAGATTCTTCGTACTAGGTTGAAAACTGTGCCTTCATACTCCTTTAAGGAAGAACAATTAAGACGAACTTCATCTGGGAGTCCTTATTCTCAAAATAATCATGGGGAAGGTGGATCAAATTTTCCCGAGGATGGCAACCTGAATGAAAATTCTTATGATATGCATAATGGAATAAATTTTGCTTCGAGACTGCAGCACTTTATGGAGATTCAGCATCAACATCGCTTGCATTTAAAGTCACAGACACTTCCATATTTTAGTTCTACTTCATCAACGAAG